In a genomic window of Mycolicibacterium neoaurum VKM Ac-1815D:
- a CDS encoding glucosamine kinase produces the protein MISDTDDPLTAPLDLLPLGDRHALAIISSDGEFSAVPVVRDGGIRRASPGDGAAEALLELIVGTAGRTSAGRFEVVSWANGRVPNGERAVGVDQTNESVIVGDTAVVKWATHLERGPHPAVGRLTHLIASGFTAMPTPWAVLTWVPDDDQETLVATITGYLPGAVDGWTWAVDLFLDAARTGDHAAVLRTCASLGEVIADMHCALAATVTIATDTDARRWRDNAFTTFDAARRLADPQLADLLTRHADAIATTLQDLAALAGVPILDAHGDLHVGQILSSSNTLLVNDFDGNPVLPPAERVLPAPAAVDLAGIIQSLAHVGIVAARRGEFTPEQLRPVDLTARTALYDAYLSRLADNGHAELHVDGALIALRLQQVLREIVYAGRHLPRWMYVPDAALPALLHEMSR, from the coding sequence GTGATCTCGGATACCGACGATCCGCTCACCGCCCCGCTCGATCTGCTGCCACTGGGGGATCGGCATGCGCTCGCGATCATCAGCAGCGACGGTGAGTTCTCAGCTGTTCCGGTGGTCCGCGACGGCGGGATCCGTCGTGCCAGCCCGGGTGACGGTGCGGCAGAAGCCCTGCTCGAGCTCATCGTCGGCACTGCCGGTCGCACCTCGGCCGGCCGTTTCGAAGTGGTGTCATGGGCCAACGGCCGGGTGCCGAATGGAGAGCGAGCGGTAGGGGTCGACCAGACCAACGAGTCCGTGATCGTGGGCGATACCGCGGTGGTGAAGTGGGCAACGCACCTGGAGCGCGGGCCACACCCGGCGGTCGGACGCCTGACCCACCTGATCGCTTCCGGTTTCACCGCGATGCCCACGCCGTGGGCGGTACTCACCTGGGTGCCCGATGACGACCAGGAAACCCTCGTGGCGACGATCACCGGATACCTGCCGGGTGCAGTCGACGGCTGGACGTGGGCCGTCGACCTGTTTCTGGACGCGGCGCGAACCGGTGATCACGCCGCCGTGCTGCGCACCTGTGCGTCACTGGGGGAAGTGATCGCCGACATGCATTGCGCGTTGGCCGCGACAGTCACCATCGCGACCGACACCGATGCCCGCCGTTGGCGCGACAATGCGTTCACGACGTTCGATGCCGCGCGCCGACTGGCCGATCCCCAGCTGGCCGACCTTCTCACCCGACACGCCGACGCCATCGCGACAACTCTGCAGGACCTGGCCGCTCTCGCCGGTGTACCGATATTGGACGCCCACGGGGATCTACATGTCGGCCAGATCCTCAGTTCGTCGAACACGTTGCTGGTCAACGACTTCGACGGCAATCCCGTTCTCCCCCCGGCCGAGCGTGTGCTACCCGCACCGGCGGCGGTCGACCTGGCCGGGATCATCCAGTCTTTGGCACATGTCGGCATCGTCGCGGCCCGCCGCGGTGAATTCACACCCGAGCAGTTGCGACCAGTGGACCTGACGGCACGCACTGCGCTCTACGACGCCTACCTGAGCAGGCTCGCCGACAACGGGCACGCCGAACTGCATGTCGACGGTGCACTCATCGCCCTGCGGTTACAGCAGGTACTGCGTGAGATCGTCTACGCCGGTCGCCATCTGCCCCGCTGGATGTATGTTCCCGATGCCGCCCTACCCGCCCTACTGCACGAGATGAGCCGATGA
- a CDS encoding glycosyltransferase, which yields MSTPLTIMFWPESAYGPTNQCIGVAAKLQERGHRIIFAAESSWAGKIEKYGFVEELVDLAEPSPQDADADAGQFWTDFIAGTAPEFAKPTIEQIESFIAPTFQALIDGAKYSEARLREIVATHQPDVIVEDNVILFPALATAGKPFVRFISCSPLEVPGPDVPPPFSGLPSDDPSQWESYRAEFDRVLRPMWADFDAWVRAQGAATLPELEFMPRDNAATIYIYPAEADYVDRRALDDSWTRVDSSIRETDEAYELPPSMAQRPEGSALVYLSLGSLGAADVALMQRLVDVLGRTPHRFIVSKGPQADQIRLADNMVGEQMLPQTRIIPLVDAVISHGGNNTTTESLHFGKPLIVLPLFWDQYENAQRVDELNLGVRLDTYHFADGDLVDALDRILADHDLRERVSQIGEKIRERDGLRVAADVIERVGLEHRS from the coding sequence ATGAGCACACCCCTGACCATCATGTTCTGGCCGGAGTCCGCCTACGGGCCTACCAACCAGTGCATCGGTGTCGCAGCGAAGCTGCAGGAGCGCGGCCACCGCATCATCTTCGCCGCCGAGTCGTCCTGGGCGGGAAAGATCGAAAAGTACGGCTTCGTCGAAGAATTGGTCGATCTCGCCGAGCCGAGCCCCCAGGATGCCGACGCCGACGCCGGACAGTTCTGGACCGATTTCATCGCCGGCACCGCACCCGAGTTCGCCAAGCCGACCATCGAGCAGATCGAGTCCTTCATCGCACCGACGTTCCAGGCGCTGATCGACGGCGCGAAATACAGCGAGGCGCGGCTGCGAGAGATCGTCGCCACCCATCAGCCCGACGTGATCGTCGAAGACAATGTCATCCTGTTCCCCGCGCTGGCCACCGCCGGCAAGCCCTTCGTCCGATTCATCTCCTGTAGTCCATTGGAGGTGCCAGGACCCGATGTGCCGCCGCCGTTTTCCGGACTCCCCAGTGACGACCCGTCGCAATGGGAGAGCTATCGCGCCGAATTCGACCGTGTCCTGCGTCCGATGTGGGCGGATTTCGATGCCTGGGTCCGCGCTCAGGGTGCCGCGACGCTCCCCGAGCTGGAATTCATGCCTCGCGACAATGCCGCCACCATCTACATCTATCCCGCCGAGGCCGATTATGTCGATCGTCGCGCGCTCGACGACTCCTGGACGCGCGTCGACTCCAGCATTCGAGAGACCGACGAAGCCTACGAACTTCCGCCGAGCATGGCACAGCGCCCGGAGGGCAGCGCGCTGGTCTATCTGTCGCTCGGCTCGCTGGGTGCCGCCGACGTCGCCTTGATGCAACGACTGGTCGACGTGCTGGGCCGTACGCCGCATCGCTTCATCGTCAGCAAGGGCCCCCAAGCCGACCAGATCCGGCTGGCCGACAACATGGTCGGCGAGCAGATGCTGCCGCAGACCAGGATCATCCCGCTGGTCGATGCGGTGATATCGCACGGCGGGAACAACACCACCACCGAGTCACTACATTTCGGCAAACCGCTGATCGTCCTGCCCTTGTTCTGGGATCAGTACGAGAACGCGCAGCGGGTCGACGAGCTGAACCTCGGGGTGCGACTGGACACCTATCACTTCGCCGACGGCGACCTGGTCGACGCCCTGGACCGCATCCTGGCCGATCATGATCTACGCGAACGGGTTTCGCAGATCGGCGAGAAGATCCGCGAGCGTGACGGACTGCGAGTGGCGGCCGATGTCATCGAACGTGTCGGCCTCGAACACCGCAGCTGA
- a CDS encoding TetR/AcrR family transcriptional regulator: MGVPVSRTERRAKLLNAAQRAVMKHGADVQLNQVAAEAGLTSGAVLYHFPDVQTLLVEANRAGMERFYDDRLRAIEGIAEPDRRLVVTIESGLPVDSDDPAVKLLCELGGAAGRYPTYGVLLTALFDRQVAMYQVILESGAAQGTFTLASPSLTIARNIVALEDAYGYRMVARHPSLDADASTELILDYARVTTGHPLPRTEHGERKKR; this comes from the coding sequence ATGGGCGTGCCGGTCAGCCGTACAGAACGACGCGCGAAGTTGCTCAACGCGGCGCAGCGCGCCGTGATGAAACATGGTGCCGATGTGCAGCTCAACCAGGTGGCCGCCGAGGCCGGATTGACCTCTGGCGCGGTCCTCTATCACTTTCCCGACGTACAGACCCTGCTCGTCGAGGCCAACCGCGCCGGGATGGAGCGCTTCTACGACGACCGGCTCCGGGCCATCGAAGGTATTGCCGAACCAGACCGTCGATTGGTCGTCACCATCGAATCCGGTCTCCCGGTGGATTCAGACGACCCGGCGGTCAAACTGTTGTGCGAGCTCGGTGGCGCGGCAGGCCGTTACCCCACCTATGGGGTGCTGCTCACGGCGTTGTTCGATCGCCAGGTCGCCATGTATCAGGTCATCCTCGAATCCGGTGCGGCACAGGGCACCTTCACCCTGGCCTCCCCGTCCTTGACCATCGCGCGCAACATCGTCGCGCTCGAGGACGCCTACGGCTATCGGATGGTGGCACGCCATCCCAGCCTCGATGCCGACGCCTCAACCGAGCTCATCCTCGACTACGCACGGGTGACGACCGGCCATCCCCTGCCCCGCACAGAACATGGCGAAAGGAAGAAACGATGA
- a CDS encoding NAD(P)/FAD-dependent oxidoreductase — MRPADELRDAVPRPVWWDGVQTGPRSEPLTGRQRADLVIVGGGYTGLWSAIEALTEHPDRRVVLLEQDWIGAGASGRNGGFVSESLTHGIAHGEAMWPDELDELQRLGRQNVEQIAELLQRHDVDADLRRCGKTTLARTAHDADALRAAVATYTRRGEDVRFLDRDEVRADLHSPAFVGGLRISGGGLVDPMALTHGLRSIAEKLGAAVFERSAATGIERSGAGLTVHGTHGRVDTAQVVLASNAYPPLLRRLRAWVLPVYDYVLATAPLTADQLESIGWAQNQGLTDAGNQFHYFRRTRDDRIVWGGYDAIYHFGNAVHSKLEQRDASHRVLAQHFRQTFPQLGSLPFTHRWGGVIDTTSRFTPIFGTAYDGRLAYAVGFTGLGVASTRFGAQVALDLLAGRLTERTRLKAVTGTAVPFPPEPLRWTAVQLTRAALAREDETGTRGVLLRILDRFGVGFNS; from the coding sequence ATGAGACCCGCCGACGAGTTGCGCGATGCCGTGCCGCGGCCCGTCTGGTGGGACGGAGTGCAAACGGGACCGCGCAGTGAACCGCTGACCGGTCGGCAGCGCGCCGACCTGGTGATCGTCGGTGGGGGGTACACCGGGCTCTGGTCGGCCATCGAGGCGCTGACCGAGCACCCCGATCGTCGTGTCGTCCTGCTCGAACAGGACTGGATCGGCGCGGGTGCCTCCGGCCGCAACGGCGGCTTCGTCTCCGAATCCCTGACCCACGGCATCGCCCACGGTGAGGCGATGTGGCCCGATGAACTCGACGAGCTGCAGCGACTCGGCCGCCAGAACGTCGAGCAGATCGCGGAGTTGCTCCAGCGGCATGATGTCGACGCCGATCTGCGCAGGTGCGGTAAGACCACGCTGGCCAGGACGGCTCACGACGCCGATGCACTTCGGGCTGCGGTCGCGACGTACACCCGGCGCGGTGAGGACGTACGCTTCCTCGACCGCGACGAAGTGCGCGCCGATCTCCACTCACCGGCCTTCGTCGGGGGATTGAGGATCTCTGGCGGCGGGCTCGTCGACCCGATGGCGTTGACCCATGGACTGCGCTCGATCGCAGAAAAGCTCGGTGCCGCCGTGTTCGAGCGATCCGCAGCGACCGGTATCGAACGTTCGGGCGCCGGGCTGACCGTGCATGGCACCCACGGACGTGTCGACACCGCGCAGGTCGTGCTTGCCTCCAACGCCTATCCGCCGCTGCTACGGCGACTGCGCGCCTGGGTTCTTCCGGTCTACGACTATGTGCTGGCCACCGCACCACTGACCGCAGATCAGTTGGAATCGATCGGCTGGGCGCAGAACCAGGGGCTCACCGATGCGGGGAATCAGTTCCATTACTTCCGCCGGACCCGCGACGATCGCATCGTGTGGGGCGGCTACGACGCGATCTATCACTTCGGGAATGCCGTGCACAGCAAGCTCGAACAGCGAGACGCCTCGCATCGTGTTCTGGCACAGCACTTCCGACAGACATTCCCGCAACTGGGTTCGCTCCCGTTCACCCACAGGTGGGGCGGCGTGATCGACACCACGAGCCGGTTCACCCCGATCTTCGGGACCGCATACGACGGCAGGCTTGCCTACGCGGTCGGCTTCACCGGCCTTGGCGTGGCCTCGACGCGATTCGGTGCCCAGGTCGCTCTCGATCTGTTGGCGGGCCGCTTGACCGAACGGACCAGGCTGAAGGCGGTTACCGGCACCGCGGTGCCTTTTCCGCCCGAGCCACTGCGCTGGACTGCCGTGCAACTCACCCGCGCGGCACTGGCGCGTGAGGACGAAACCGGCACGCGGGGAGTGCTTCTGCGCATTCTCGACCGGTTCGGTGTCGGCTTCAACAGCTGA